A genomic stretch from Cervus canadensis isolate Bull #8, Minnesota chromosome 27, ASM1932006v1, whole genome shotgun sequence includes:
- the IL10RB gene encoding interleukin-10 receptor subunit beta isoform X3, whose translation MARSLRSWLGGCLLISALGMVPPPENVRMNSVNFKNILRWESPAFPKGNLTFTAQYQSYRKFQDTCTRILLTECDFSSLSKYGDHTLRVRAEFADESSDWINITFCPVDDTIIGPPRMQVEALANSLHMRFFAPRIENEPEPWTMRNIYNSWTYHVQYWRNGSDEKFSISGQYDFEFLRNLESQTTYCVQVRGFLPDRNKAGEWSEPVCEQTTIDVEAQSPNPWTAREFPPLSILSGFRGSQRVCRLKGSLEIITQLKLQFIPD comes from the exons ATGGCGCGCAGCCTCCGGAGCTGGCTGGGCGGCTGCCTCCTGATATCAG CATTAGGAATGGTGCCACCTCCTGAAAATGTCAGAATGAATTcagttaatttcaaaaatattctgcGGTGGGAGTCACCTGCTTTTCCCAAGGGGAATCTGACGTTCACAGCTCAGTACCAAAG TTACAGGAAATTCCAAGATACATGCACCCGTATTTTGTTGACGGAATGCGATTTCTCAAGTCTTTCCAAGTATGGTGACCACACCTTGAGAGTCAGGGCTGAATTTGCTGATGAGAGTTCAGACTGGATAAACATCACCTTCTGTCCTGTGGATGACA CCATTATCGGACCTCCCAGAATGCAAGTAGAAGCACTTGCTAATTCTTTACATATGCGTTTCTTTGCCCCAAGAATCGAGAATGAACCTGAACCATGGACCATGAGGAACATTTATAACTCATGGACTTACCATGTGCAGTATTGGAGAAACGGCTCTGATGAAAAG TTTTCAATTTCTGGTCAGTATGACTTCGAGTTCCTCCGAAATCTTGAGTCACAGACAACTTACTGTGTTCAAGTTCGAGGGTTTCTTCCTGATCGGAACAAAGCTGGAGAATGGAGTGAGCCTGTCTGTGAGCAAACAACCATTGACG tggaagcacagagtcctaacccctggaccgccagggaattccctcctctGAGCATCTTAAGTGGCTTTAGAGGCTCCCAGCGAGTGTGCCGGCTGAAAGGCTCCTTAGAGATCATCACCCAGCTCAAGCTCCAGTTCATCCCTGACTGA
- the IL10RB gene encoding interleukin-10 receptor subunit beta isoform X2, whose product MARSLRSWLGGCLLISALGMVPPPENVRMNSVNFKNILRWESPAFPKGNLTFTAQYQSYRKFQDTCTRILLTECDFSSLSKYGDHTLRVRAEFADESSDWINITFCPVDDTIIGPPRMQVEALANSLHMRFFAPRIENEPEPWTMRNIYNSWTYHVQYWRNGSDEKFSISGQYDFEFLRNLESQTTYCVQVRGFLPDRNKAGEWSEPVCEQTTIDGTEPVSLAVEAQSPNPWTAREFPPLSILSGFRGSQRVCRLKGSLEIITQLKLQFIPD is encoded by the exons ATGGCGCGCAGCCTCCGGAGCTGGCTGGGCGGCTGCCTCCTGATATCAG CATTAGGAATGGTGCCACCTCCTGAAAATGTCAGAATGAATTcagttaatttcaaaaatattctgcGGTGGGAGTCACCTGCTTTTCCCAAGGGGAATCTGACGTTCACAGCTCAGTACCAAAG TTACAGGAAATTCCAAGATACATGCACCCGTATTTTGTTGACGGAATGCGATTTCTCAAGTCTTTCCAAGTATGGTGACCACACCTTGAGAGTCAGGGCTGAATTTGCTGATGAGAGTTCAGACTGGATAAACATCACCTTCTGTCCTGTGGATGACA CCATTATCGGACCTCCCAGAATGCAAGTAGAAGCACTTGCTAATTCTTTACATATGCGTTTCTTTGCCCCAAGAATCGAGAATGAACCTGAACCATGGACCATGAGGAACATTTATAACTCATGGACTTACCATGTGCAGTATTGGAGAAACGGCTCTGATGAAAAG TTTTCAATTTCTGGTCAGTATGACTTCGAGTTCCTCCGAAATCTTGAGTCACAGACAACTTACTGTGTTCAAGTTCGAGGGTTTCTTCCTGATCGGAACAAAGCTGGAGAATGGAGTGAGCCTGTCTGTGAGCAAACAACCATTGACG ggactgaacccgtgtctcttgcagtggaagcacagagtcctaacccctggaccgccagggaattccctcctctGAGCATCTTAAGTGGCTTTAGAGGCTCCCAGCGAGTGTGCCGGCTGAAAGGCTCCTTAGAGATCATCACCCAGCTCAAGCTCCAGTTCATCCCTGACTGA